A window of Roseburia hominis A2-183 genomic DNA:
GCCCCTGCAACAGCAAGGAAATCCATGAGAAAATTCTGGATCAAAAATACGTCTGCATAAAATACATATATTTCCTTTCACCTCGGTTTTTCTCTGACATGCCACCTATTATACGATGCCGCCGTCTCCTTTTTTGTCAAAAGTCCGCTCTATAATGCGGCGAGTCATCTGCCTGGTTCGACATAATCTTCCTGCAACACAAAAACTGCCATGTGCAAGTCCTGTAATCGGACTGACACATGGCAGTTCATATTATGTCACTATAATTCTATTTGCGTGAATTCTTCAGGAAATCCGGAATCTTGATGTCCATCTGCTGCACCGTGCTCTCCGGCTGACGCGGTCTCTGGATACCCGGCAGAGGCGGTGTTACTGTACCATGTCCTCCCTGCGGCTGATAGGTCGGAGCAGCGGTTCCTGTGGTTCTTCCGAGTGTAGAACCGGATACCGGTCTGGTCGGTGTCTGCGTTGCATAATTCAACTTCGGCATGATCTTGCTCGTTGCGCCCGGATTCTCAAGTCCTGTCGCAATGACGGTGATCGTAGCCTCATCGGTCATGGACTCATCGTACTTCGCACCGAAGATGATGTTGGCATTGTCGCCTGCGAGATCCTGTACATAGCTTGCCGCATCATTCGCATCCATAAGAGAAATATCACCGGAAATATTGATGATGACGTGGGTAGCACCGTTGATGGTTGTCTCAAGCAGCGGGCTGGCAACTGCAAGCTTGACTGCCTCGATCGCCTTATCGTCTCCCTTGGCATTACCGATACCGATGTGAGCCATACCCTTGTCCTTCATGACGGTAGACACATCTGCGAAATCGAGGTTGATGAGTGCCGGCAGGTTGATTAAGTCTGTAATACCCTGTACTGCCTGCTGCAATACCTCGTCCGCCTTCTTCAATGCATCCGGCATCGTGGTACGTCTGTCCACGATCTCAAGAAGCTTGTCATTCGGTATCACAATTAAAGTATCAACGCTCTCTTTCAAGCGGTCGATACCGGAAAGCGCATTGACCATACGCTGTTTTGCCTCGAACTTAAACGGCTTTGTCACAACTCCGACCGTCAGAATCCCCTGCTCTTTTGCGATCTTCGCTACAACCGGCGCTGCGCCTGTACCGGTACCGCCGCCCATACCACAGGTAACGAATACCATGTCGGCGCCCTTCACTGCCGAGGAGAGCTCTTCCATACTCTCTTCCGCTGCCTTCTCGCCGATCTCCGGCTGTGCCCCGGCTCCAAGTCCCTTCGTCAGCTTCTCGCCAATCTGGATTAAGGTCGGTGCCTTGCAAAGTGTAAGTGCCTGCTTATCCGTGTTGATCCCGATAAACTCCACTCCACCGATATTTTCATCAATCATTCTATTTACAGCATTGTTACCAGCTCCTCCAACTCCGATGACTATAATCTTCGCACTGGTATCTGCTTCTGTCGTCATAATCTCTAGCAAGGTAGTTCCTCCTTCATTCTCTCCCATAATTCATGTCCTGTGGTAAACGGATGTAAACACACCATCTATCAGAGAATCATCCGGTGCTCCTCTTCCTACACCGTCTGTTCTGTATATCGTCTTTCAATGCAGTGCAGAATCCATACTGCCCGCTTATAAACTCATATACAATATAATATATTCTTTCTTTCAATTTATCAACTAATTTTTTCACTTTTTTGAACAAATTAAGGATTTTCTAATCTCTGTCAAACACAATATCTGTGGTGTCCGGTGTCCATGTGTCCAGATGAAGTGTTCCGTACATTCCCGCAAGCTGCGGAAGGATCGCCGACAGACGCACAATCTTCTGCGACAGATAGTCGTCCGAACCGATCGAAACCTGTATGCCATAGTAGGTCAGCGTCGGTTTTAAGCTGCTGTCGTAGTGAATCTCCTGCGGCAGAAGGTCGTATTTTTTCAAAATCTGCGTCAGGCTCAGAAGGTTGTTTAGCACATCCGGCTGATCCAGCGGCAGTTTCTCGTAGAGCACGACCTCATCGCATGTCACTCCGGTGATCTTTGGCACATCCTCAATCTCGTCCGAAGAAGTCTCCACGACGAATCCATCCTTGTCAAAATAGGCGTACTGCCCGATGGCGTCAATGTAAAAGCAGCCCAGAATTCCTTTTTCGTATACCAGGACATGCACCGTGTGCGGATCATCCAGCGTCACTTCCATCGTGTCGACAAAAGGCACCTTGCCGGTATCCCTGATGCGGTATTTCAGAAGAACATACAGAGAATTCCACGAATACTCATCATTTAACACCAGCTGCTCGATCTGTTCGGAAGAATAGAGTTCATTTCCCTCCACCACGACATTCTCCACCGTAAATACTTTCCAGACAATCAGAAATGCAATCGCTAGAAGCATCAGAAGGATCAGTGCAGCCGTCAGTCCGATTTTCCGTCTTCTTTTCTTTTTTCTCTGTTCTCTAATCATACTTTAGGTAACCTCAAACTTTATTCCCCTTGACACAGACAGCGCAAGCCCCATTTCCGAGAGCAGAAACAGAATGGAAGTTCCACCGTAACTGACAAACGGAAGGGAAATTCCGGTGTTCGGAATGGTGTTGGTCACAACGGCAATATTTAAAACCACCTGGATGGAAATATGCGCCATAATGCCGACCACAAGCAGCGCCCCGTAGAGATCCGCCGCATTGTTCGCAATCACCATAAATCTCCAGATAATCAGCAGGTATAAAAGGATCAGGCAGATCGCGCCGAAAAGTCCCAGCTCCTCACAGATGACGGAGAAGATCATATCGTTCTGCGCCTCCGGGATAAAACCGAGCTTCTGCATGCTCTCCCCGAGTCCCTTGCCGAACAGCCCGCCGGAACCGATCGCATAGAGTCCCTGCAGCGTCTGATAACCTTTTTCATACTCTTCCGGGTGCAGCCAGATCTGGATACGCTCGGCGCGGTAGGATGCAAGCGCGATAAAAATGACGCCGACTGCGAGTACCACGCCTCCCACAATCAGGAAATGCGAATATTTCGGGCTCGCCACAAACAGCATGCACACCGCGATGCCAAGGATAATAATCGCTGTACTTAAGTTATTGTATGCGACCACCCCGACGACGGGAAGCACGATCGCCATGACCTTGACCAGCGTCTTAAAATCCCCCACCTGCTTCGACGTCTTATAGATGATCGTCGCCAGGAAAATGATGACCGCAAGCTTCGCAAACTCGGATGGCTGGAACGAAAGCGGTCCGATGTAGATCCAACGCGCCTGTCCTTTGGCTTCCGTACCGATAAAGATAACCGCCGTACACAGTCCGAACGCCATCAGATACGCCAGACCGCTCACTCTCATCCAGAACCGGTACGGGATTCTCGAGACGATGATCATCGCTATGATTCCAAGACTTGTCGCAAACAGCTGCTTTTTCAGATAATACGCCGTATCCCCGAAACGCGTGGAACCATAGTAAGAGCTCGTGCTGTAGAGCATCACCAGACCGAAACAAAGCAGAAAGATAATCAAAAACAGCAGGCTGTAATCAAAATATCGAATTGGTTTTTGTTTTTTTTCTTTTTCCTGCCTTCGCGCCATTCTCCACTCCTAGTCTTCTTTTAAGGCACGCACATATTCCTTGAAAATGCGTCCGCGCTCCTCATAGTTTTTAAACATTCCCCAGCTTGCACATGCAGGGGATAAGAGTACCGCATCACCGGATACCGCGTTCCGGTAGCAGGTGTCGATCGCCTCCTCAAACGTATCACAGAGCACAATATTCTCAAATCCATGTGCCCGCGCACAGGCTGCAATCTTCTCCCGCGTCTGTCCAATCAGCACGAGCAGCTTGACTTTTCCGCCAAAGCTTTCAATCCACTCGTCATACTCCGACTGCTTATCATAGCCGCCGCCAATCAGAAGGGTCGGACGGTTCATGGCACAAATGCCCTTGATCGCGGCATCCGGGTTGGTGCCCTTAGAGTCGTTATAAAACTTCACGCCGCGCTTCTCCGTCACATACTCGATGCGGTGCTCGACTGCCTGAAAACGCTTCAGCACTTCGACAATCTTATCCATCGGAACACCGAGGCTTAACGCTATGCCGGTCGCAGCCATCACATTCTCGTAATTGTGCGTTCCCAAAATATTGAGTTCATTCACGTTGATGACCTTCGTGGTGTTCTCTCCGTCTGCATAGTAAATATCCTCGCCGTCCAGATACAGTCCGCGGTCTAACTTCTGTCTGCTGGAAAAATACAGCACGTTCGTGTGAAGCGTCTCACCGAATGCGCGCAGGACTTCATCCTCGTAATTGAGCACGCAGACCTCGTCTTCCGTCTGATTCTCCGCGATCCGCTCCTTCGTCTTAATATAGCACTCCATCGTGTGATGACGGTTCAGATGATCCGGCGTGATATTTAAAATAGCGGAAACTGCCGGGTGAAATGTGTGAATGGTCTCCAGCTGAAAGCTGCTGATCTCCGCCACCGTCACTGTCTCGTCCGTGGTGTCCGCAGCCACGGAGGTATATGGAATTCCGATATTGCCGACCACTTTCACATCCCGGTAATAGTTTGCCATGATCTCGCCGCAGAGCGCCGTGGTCGTCGTCTTGCCGTTGGTCCCGGTGATCGCCACGATCCGTCCCTTCGCAAAATGGCAGGCAAGCTCGATCTCGCCCCAGATCGGAATCCCGTCTTTTTTCAGATCCTCAACCATCGGAAGATCCGTCGGCACTCCCGGGCTTAACACGACAAGATCCAGTCCGCTTCTATCTTCCGCTGTCAGTTCTCCGAGGATGATCTTCACATCCGCAAAGACCGGGTGCTTCTCACGAAGCGCCGTAAGATCCAGCTCCTTATTTCCGTCAAACAATACCACATTCACATTCTTCTTTTTCAGAAGTTCCGTCGCGGCAACACCGCTGATTCCGGAACCAACCACAAGCACTGTCTTACCTGTCAGATCCATGTTCTTCCTCCTATAATCCTAACAGGGCGATCATGCATAAGATCGCCGTTGTAATCGAAAATACTGCAACCACTCTCGTCTCGGACCATCCGCCCAGCTCAAAATGATGATGGATCGGCGCCATACGGAAAATCCGCTTTCCGCCGGTCTTTTTAAAGTAGGTCACCTGGATGATAACGGAGAGTACCTCGACCAGATAGATCAGTCCGACAATCACGATAAACAAAGGCATCTGCATCATATAGGCTGCCGAGACCACAAATCCGCCGAGCGCCAGTGATCCGGTATCTCCCATGAAAACACTTGCCGGATAGACATTAAACAGCAAAAATCCAAGCAGCGCACCCACAACCGCACAGGTGATCGGCGCAATGCCTGCATTCGTTCCGATCGCCACCACGGAGAAGAACGTTGCCACCATGATGGTGACGCTCGACGCGAGGCCGTCCAGACCATCGGTAAAGTTCGTACCGTTGACGGTTCCGATGACCGCCAGATACAGTACCGGGAACGCTCCCCAGCCGAGGTCTAAATATTTTCCTCCGGAGAACGGAATCAGCATGGTGAGCGGGACATCCGAGTAGCATCCCATATAAACTGCGAACACGGTCGTCACCACAATCTGACAGAGCATTTTCTGCCATGCAAGCAGTCCGTCCGATCTGCGCAGCACAACCTTCAGATAATCATCCAGAAAGCCGATCACACCAAATCCGACGGTCATAAACAGAATCGGAACAATCTTTGGATAATCTTTTACATAAAACACCGATGTGATGATAATACTTGCCAATATCATAAGTCCGCCCATCGTAGGCGTTCCGTTTTTCTTCAGATGGGATTCCAGTTCCTTCCGCTCCGTCTGTCCGACTTTGAGTCTTCGCAGGAAAGGAATTACAATCGGTCCCAACAATGCACTGATTGCAAAAGATACGATTACCGGGATTACAATTTCATACGTCATAATAAACACCTCATGTATTTTATCTTTGCCGAAAGCAACATGTGCTTTTTAACCCAACTAGTATACGTTATTTTTCATGATTTATCAAGGTAAGGCAATATGTTTTCCATAATTTCTTTTACGACCGGCGCCGCAATCAGACCTCCGTAATACGTGCCCTTCGGGTTATTGATAATCGCAATCACAAGCACTTTGGGATCGTCCGCAGGAGCAAATCCGAGGAACGAGGAAATATAGCGGTGCTCGCTTCTCGGCAGCGTCTGGGAAGTCGCGGTCTTGCCGCCGATCGCATACCCCTCGATCTTCGCATTCTTTCCGCCTCCCTCCGACACCACTTTTTCCAGCAGATACTGCATGGTCTCCGAGGTCTCCCCGCTGCAGATCTCCTCTCTCTTATCATAAGAAAATGTCTCGACCAACGTTCCGTCCGTCTCACGGACCTCCACTCCGAAGTGCGGTGTGATGCGCGTTCCCCCATTTATAATAGAAGAAACGGTCGTCACGAGCTGGATCGGTGTGATCTGGAACGACTGTCCGAACGAGATCGTCGCAAGTTCCACCGGGCCGACGTTTTCCTGCTTATGCATGATCGTCGCCGCCTCTCCCGGCAGATCGATTCCCGTCTTCTGTGTCAGACCGAACTGTTTGAAATATTTGTAATAGTTTTCCACGCCCAGCCGCTCGCCCAGTTCAATGAAGACGGGATTGCAGCTGTTCATAATGCCTGTCTCGAACGTCTCTGCCCCGTGTCCGCTTGTCTTCGCGCACCGGATTCTGCGATCCTCCACCAGCTTATAGCCGGGACAGTAGAACTGATCTGTCAGCGACACCACGCCCTCCTCGAGCGCTGCCGCCGCCGTGATAATCTTAAATGTGGAACCCGGCTCATAGGTGTCGCTGATACACGGGTTTCTCCACATGCGGTTCAGCAGTTCCTGCTTTTTGTCCGCAGACTCCGTCCCATCCGCTCCCATCTCCTCAATTAAGGTAAACGGTTCGTTCAGATTGAATTCCGGATAATTTACCATCGCCATGATCTCCCCGTTCTGCGGGTTCATGACAATCACGGACACCTCATCCGCCTGCTTTTTTATGTATGCCTTTTCCGCCGCCTGCTCACAGTATTGCTGGATATTGCTGTCCATGGAAATATATAAATCATAGCCGTTCACCGGCTCAAGCCGCGTCTCTCCCGCATTTTCAATCTCAATCCCGCGCGCATCCGTGAGGGTGAGGATCTTGCCGCTCGTTCCCTGCAAATAGGAATCGTATTTGACTTCAAGCCCCAGAATTCCCTGGTTATCCGCACCCGTAAAGCCGAGCACCGTGGACGCCATGGTATCCAAAGGGTAATACCGCTTGTAATCCTCGTCGACCTTGATTCCGGAAAGGCCGTAGGCACGGATGCGGTCTCCGGTCTCCTTGTCAACATTCGTCTTGACCCGCTCAATGGAGCTGACCTTCTCCACCCGCTTTCTCACTTCCTCCTCCGTGAGCCCCAGTTCTTTTTGCAGTGCCGCAATCACCTTCTCCGGCTCATCGATCTGACTGTGAATCACGGAAATGGTACAGACCGATTTGTTCGTCGCAAGGATTTTTCCCGTGGCATCGATGATTCTTCCCCGCGCTGCCTTGATATCACGCTCTCTCTCATGAAGATCCTCCGCCTTCTGCCCGTAGTATTCCGAGCAGAAGACCATCAGATAGACGAGCCGTCCGCCCAGAAACATCAGCACGAAAAACACGGCGAGGAACATCAGCCATATTTTTCTGCGGTTGAATGTCTTGCTCCGGTAAAATGCATGTTCCTGTGACATATAGAAAAAACCTCACGAAAGTTCTCCATGAAATTTTATTCATCCTTTCGTGAGGTTATGTCTGTTATTGCTGTCCGTTATCCTGTGGGGTGTCTCCACTATCCTGTGGGATATCTCCGTTATCCTGCGGCGTGTCTCCGCTATCCTGCGGTTCATCCCCGTTATCCTGCGGCGTGTCTCCGCTATCCTGCGGCGTGTCTGTGCCTTCCGCCTCCTCTTCATTTCCCGGCAGGGTATCCGTTGTGTCCGGCACATCCAGTCCTTCTTCCACCGGAGTCTCCTCGTTTACAACGTCCGTCATCGCTGTCGCTCCGGTATCCGTTCCCGTAATGTCCCACCCTGCATGAATTCCGGTGGTCTGCTCATCGCGGTAGATGTTCATGTAAGGAAGCACTTCCTCTAAGATCTCACGCACAATATTCTGTGCAAAAGAGCTGTGGTACTGCTCCACCGCATTCGGCTCGTCGACCACGCAGTAAATCACAAGCTGCGGATCGTCGACCGGTGCAAATCCAATAAACGATACCAGATAGTTGACGCCGTCACGTCCCGCTTTCTGTGCCGTTCCCGTCTTGCCGCCCATTGAGTAGCCGTCCACTTTCGCTGTCGCTCCGGTACCTGAGGTAACGGTGGAATACATATACTGCCGCAGCGTCTCGGACGTACTCTCCGAGATGGTTTCCCGAAGAAGTGTCGGCTGGATCTCCTGCACAACGTTGCCGTTCTCATCCGTAATCCGTTTTACCACATGCGGCTGATAGAACTTTCCGCCGTTTACAATCGAGCAGAAGCCTGTGGCAAGCTGGATCATCGTCGTGTTGAAGTTCTGACCGAATGCGTTTGTCGCAAGATCCACCACCGTCATGTTGTCGCCGGTATAGATCAGAGAATCGGTTCTCGTCTCTCCCGGCAGATCAATGTTGGTCTTCTGACCAAATCCGAAAATCTGCTGGTAGTTTTCAAAGTTATCTCTTCCTATTTTATAGGACATCTGCATCAGCGCATCGTTGCAGGAATTCATCAGCGTCTGCTCCAATGTCTCCATTCCGTGTCCGTCTCTCTTGACACAGTGAATGTCATGACCGGAGATCGTCTCATACCCGTCGCAGTAATAGGTGTCTGCCGTGGTCACCGTCCCGGTCTCAAGTCCTGCCGACACGGTAAAAGGCTTCGCCGTCGATCCCGGTTCATAGGTATACGACACGCAGAAGTTCTGCCACAGCTGGTTTAGTGCATCCATCTTTGCGTCATCATCCATGGCAGCGAGTTCTTCCTCGGTGTAATACGCGGAGAGATCTCTCGGGTTGCTCAGATCAAAATTCGGATAATTCGCCATGGCGAGCACATCCCCGTTATTCGGATCCATAATCAGGACTCCGATATGGGAAGCTCCCGCATCCCCTTCGCGGTAGGCGCCTGTGTACGCCTCGTTGAATTCCCGGATCTTGTCCTCCACCACGGACTGGATATTCGCATCAATCGTTGTCACGATGTTGTTGCCGTTTGTCGCCTGCTTGATCGTTTTCTCAAAATTATTATCCGTATTCAGATAGCCGAACTCACGCCCGTTGATGCCGTTTAACGTGCTGTTGTAATAATTCTCCAGACCGTTCACTCCGACATTTCCGGATGCCGTAAATCCGATCACCGCGCTGGCGAGCGATCCGTACGGATACTCTCTCTGATATTCCTTCTCAAACCATACGCCCTTGATGTCGGGGTTCACCTTTCTGCCCTTTTCATCCGTCGCATCCTGCAGTTCCACGAACGGCTGCATCTCGTCGTACGATATTTTCTTCTTCAGCACAATATAACGGTTCTGCGGATCATTCCGGACATATCCGTAAAGCTCATCGCTGCTCAAGTCCGGAAAACACTGCACAAGCGCCTGAATCGTCGGCGCAACGTAATCCTCATCGCTCGTTAAAACAGAACAATCCAGTATCACATTGTACACTGCAATACTGGTTGCCATCACTGTCCCCTTTGCATCGACAATATCGCCTCTCTGGTAAGGAATCACTTTGCTGTCGTATTCCTGCTGGGACAACACAATTTTCTCATATTTTTCACCGCTGGTATATTCAATATACATCAGGCGCCCGATCAGACCGATCAGCATGCCTGCCACAATGGTAAACATGACAATCAGCTTTTTTTGCATGCGCCTGGGAAATTTCAACAGCGGTCTTCTTTTTTTCTTTGCCATGCGCCTCTCCTGTCATCCTACTCACGCGGAATCTCACTGTACTGGTTCATGTAATCGTCATCGTTCACTGTATAGTACACAATCTGCGATTCCTTCGCATAGGACATTCCATATTCTGTCATCGCCGTATTCCGGATGCTGTCAAGATCCACGCTCGTATTGATCCGCTTGTATGCCTCGTCGTTGTCGGCTTTCAGATCTGCGATCTGGCTCTCAAGGCTTGATATCTGATTCATGCGCGCCGTCATCTCCGACTGGATGTGGATGTATGCACCGGTAAAGATGCCGAACACCATCACAGCCATCGTGAGAAATGCCACATAGCTCTTGCTCATGCGCAGAGCACGCTCCTGATTTCTTCTGGCTGCACGCTTTCTGTTTCTTAATTCAATCTCGCGTTCCCGCTCCCGTCTCTCGCGCTCCCGTCTCTCTCTTGTGACATGCTCCGGGCGGCTCTCTCTGATCCTGCGATCCGGTCTCGTCACTGCAGGCGCTGCTTCCATCCTGCGGACAGTATTCCCGTCAATATAATATTTTCTCTCTGCCGCTTCATTTCTCATAACTGCCACTTCCCTCACTACACTCTAAGCTCTTTCAAATACGCGGAGCTTTGCACTCTTCGATCTCGAGTTCTCTGCAAGCTCTCTCTCCCCCGGCAATACTGGCTTCCTTGTAATCACTCTTCCCTTGGACTTTTTCCCACATACACATACCGGGAAATCACTCGGGCAGGTACATGGATTCTCGTTGCGCTTAAAATTCGTCTTGACGATCCGGTCCTCTAATGAGTGAAAGGTAATAATACAGATCCTTCCTCCCGGATTAAGCAGATCGATCATCGTATCCAGATTGTCCTGCAACACTTCCAGTTCGTGATTCAATTCAATTCTGATTGCCTGAAACGTACGCTTTGCCGGATTTCCTCCGGTCTTCTGCACTTTCATCGGGATGGACTCCCGAATAATTTCCGACAGTTCCCCCGCCGTTGTAATCGGCTTCTTCTGTCTCTCGTTCACTATATGTTTTGCAATATTTTTTGCAAATTTATCTTCACCGTAATCGCGGATGATCCTATAGAGATCCATCTCGCTGTAGTCATTGACAATATCCCTTGCCGTAAGACTCTGTCTGTCATCCATGCGCATATCAAGCGGCGCATCGGCGTCCCGGTAGGTAAATCCCCGCTCCGGTGTGTCAAGCTGGAACGATGACACGCCCAGATCCAGCACGATGCCGTCCACATGCTCTATACCGATCGCATGAAGTTCCTCTTTCATGTTGGCGTAATTGCTCCGGATGATCGTAACCTTATCGCCGAACGGCTTCAAACGCTCTCCCGCAGCCCGGATTGCATCCGCATCCTGATCGATGCCGATGAGACGTCCCTTTTCCGATAACCGTTTTGCCACTTCACTGGCATGTCCGGCACCGCCAAGCGTTCCGTCCACATAGATTCCGTCCGGTCTGATGTTCAGATGTTCAATTGTCTCTTCCAGTAGAACGGAATAATGTTTAAACTCCAACCTGCGCCTCCTGCTTAGATACTGAATCCAAGATCCGCCATGTGCTCTGCGATCTCGTCCATCTCATCCTCATCGTAGGTATTCTCCTGCCATCTGTCCTTATCCCAGATCTCCACGCGGCTTAAGACTCCCACGAGCACCACATCTTTTTGTAAATTGGCATATTCGCGCAAAACCGGCGGAAGCAGAATTCTGCCCTGCTTGTCCAGCTCCACTGCGGCCGCCCCAGCAAAGAAAAAACGGGAAAACTTTCTGGCATCCTTCGATGTCATGGAAATATTGCGGAACTTCTCCTCAATATTGTGCCACTCTTCGGCAGGGTACACAAATAAGCATCCATCCAGTCCCTTGGTAACCACAAATTCACTGCCTAACTGCTCTCTGAATTTGGATGGAACGATCAGTCTGCCCTTTGGGTCCACTGTGTGATTGTATTCTCCCATGAACATAACACAAACACCTGCCTTCAGTGGTTTTCCACAAAGTTATGAACTTATCCACCACTTTGTACCATTCTCCACCACTTTCCTCCACTTGTATGATAATATTACCCCACCTTGTACCAAATTGCAATAGAAAAAAGCCCAAAACTTGCGTTTGGGCATAAAAAAAGGACCTCGCATACATGCCTCGCATATATGTTCCGTCCTGTTTACTGTGTTTATTCAATTGTCAGACCCTGACACCCTCCTGACTCTCAAGATATTCTTCTATCAGCTTGTCCAGTCTGGTGCTTTTCTCGTAATAGTACTCAAACCTGTTCTCCTGCAACAGTGCTTCATCCAACTCGTGTCTCGCCGTCTCGATCTTCTTTTGTAACTCATAGATTCTATTCATATGAATCCTCCTTAAAACGCTAAGATTCCTATGTCTGACGTTAACATAGCACTAAAGGTG
This region includes:
- the ftsZ gene encoding cell division protein FtsZ codes for the protein MTTEADTSAKIIVIGVGGAGNNAVNRMIDENIGGVEFIGINTDKQALTLCKAPTLIQIGEKLTKGLGAGAQPEIGEKAAEESMEELSSAVKGADMVFVTCGMGGGTGTGAAPVVAKIAKEQGILTVGVVTKPFKFEAKQRMVNALSGIDRLKESVDTLIVIPNDKLLEIVDRRTTMPDALKKADEVLQQAVQGITDLINLPALINLDFADVSTVMKDKGMAHIGIGNAKGDDKAIEAVKLAVASPLLETTINGATHVIINISGDISLMDANDAASYVQDLAGDNANIIFGAKYDESMTDEATITVIATGLENPGATSKIMPKLNYATQTPTRPVSGSTLGRTTGTAAPTYQPQGGHGTVTPPLPGIQRPRQPESTVQQMDIKIPDFLKNSRK
- a CDS encoding cell division protein FtsQ/DivIB, translating into MIREQRKKKRRRKIGLTAALILLMLLAIAFLIVWKVFTVENVVVEGNELYSSEQIEQLVLNDEYSWNSLYVLLKYRIRDTGKVPFVDTMEVTLDDPHTVHVLVYEKGILGCFYIDAIGQYAYFDKDGFVVETSSDEIEDVPKITGVTCDEVVLYEKLPLDQPDVLNNLLSLTQILKKYDLLPQEIHYDSSLKPTLTYYGIQVSIGSDDYLSQKIVRLSAILPQLAGMYGTLHLDTWTPDTTDIVFDRD
- the ftsW gene encoding putative lipid II flippase FtsW; the encoded protein is MARRQEKEKKQKPIRYFDYSLLFLIIFLLCFGLVMLYSTSSYYGSTRFGDTAYYLKKQLFATSLGIIAMIIVSRIPYRFWMRVSGLAYLMAFGLCTAVIFIGTEAKGQARWIYIGPLSFQPSEFAKLAVIIFLATIIYKTSKQVGDFKTLVKVMAIVLPVVGVVAYNNLSTAIIILGIAVCMLFVASPKYSHFLIVGGVVLAVGVIFIALASYRAERIQIWLHPEEYEKGYQTLQGLYAIGSGGLFGKGLGESMQKLGFIPEAQNDMIFSVICEELGLFGAICLILLYLLIIWRFMVIANNAADLYGALLVVGIMAHISIQVVLNIAVVTNTIPNTGISLPFVSYGGTSILFLLSEMGLALSVSRGIKFEVT
- the murD gene encoding UDP-N-acetylmuramoyl-L-alanine--D-glutamate ligase; amino-acid sequence: MDLTGKTVLVVGSGISGVAATELLKKKNVNVVLFDGNKELDLTALREKHPVFADVKIILGELTAEDRSGLDLVVLSPGVPTDLPMVEDLKKDGIPIWGEIELACHFAKGRIVAITGTNGKTTTTALCGEIMANYYRDVKVVGNIGIPYTSVAADTTDETVTVAEISSFQLETIHTFHPAVSAILNITPDHLNRHHTMECYIKTKERIAENQTEDEVCVLNYEDEVLRAFGETLHTNVLYFSSRQKLDRGLYLDGEDIYYADGENTTKVINVNELNILGTHNYENVMAATGIALSLGVPMDKIVEVLKRFQAVEHRIEYVTEKRGVKFYNDSKGTNPDAAIKGICAMNRPTLLIGGGYDKQSEYDEWIESFGGKVKLLVLIGQTREKIAACARAHGFENIVLCDTFEEAIDTCYRNAVSGDAVLLSPACASWGMFKNYEERGRIFKEYVRALKED
- the mraY gene encoding phospho-N-acetylmuramoyl-pentapeptide-transferase; the protein is MTYEIVIPVIVSFAISALLGPIVIPFLRRLKVGQTERKELESHLKKNGTPTMGGLMILASIIITSVFYVKDYPKIVPILFMTVGFGVIGFLDDYLKVVLRRSDGLLAWQKMLCQIVVTTVFAVYMGCYSDVPLTMLIPFSGGKYLDLGWGAFPVLYLAVIGTVNGTNFTDGLDGLASSVTIMVATFFSVVAIGTNAGIAPITCAVVGALLGFLLFNVYPASVFMGDTGSLALGGFVVSAAYMMQMPLFIVIVGLIYLVEVLSVIIQVTYFKKTGGKRIFRMAPIHHHFELGGWSETRVVAVFSITTAILCMIALLGL
- a CDS encoding peptidoglycan D,D-transpeptidase FtsI family protein; protein product: MSQEHAFYRSKTFNRRKIWLMFLAVFFVLMFLGGRLVYLMVFCSEYYGQKAEDLHERERDIKAARGRIIDATGKILATNKSVCTISVIHSQIDEPEKVIAALQKELGLTEEEVRKRVEKVSSIERVKTNVDKETGDRIRAYGLSGIKVDEDYKRYYPLDTMASTVLGFTGADNQGILGLEVKYDSYLQGTSGKILTLTDARGIEIENAGETRLEPVNGYDLYISMDSNIQQYCEQAAEKAYIKKQADEVSVIVMNPQNGEIMAMVNYPEFNLNEPFTLIEEMGADGTESADKKQELLNRMWRNPCISDTYEPGSTFKIITAAAALEEGVVSLTDQFYCPGYKLVEDRRIRCAKTSGHGAETFETGIMNSCNPVFIELGERLGVENYYKYFKQFGLTQKTGIDLPGEAATIMHKQENVGPVELATISFGQSFQITPIQLVTTVSSIINGGTRITPHFGVEVRETDGTLVETFSYDKREEICSGETSETMQYLLEKVVSEGGGKNAKIEGYAIGGKTATSQTLPRSEHRYISSFLGFAPADDPKVLVIAIINNPKGTYYGGLIAAPVVKEIMENILPYLDKS
- a CDS encoding peptidoglycan D,D-transpeptidase FtsI family protein; its protein translation is MAKKKRRPLLKFPRRMQKKLIVMFTIVAGMLIGLIGRLMYIEYTSGEKYEKIVLSQQEYDSKVIPYQRGDIVDAKGTVMATSIAVYNVILDCSVLTSDEDYVAPTIQALVQCFPDLSSDELYGYVRNDPQNRYIVLKKKISYDEMQPFVELQDATDEKGRKVNPDIKGVWFEKEYQREYPYGSLASAVIGFTASGNVGVNGLENYYNSTLNGINGREFGYLNTDNNFEKTIKQATNGNNIVTTIDANIQSVVEDKIREFNEAYTGAYREGDAGASHIGVLIMDPNNGDVLAMANYPNFDLSNPRDLSAYYTEEELAAMDDDAKMDALNQLWQNFCVSYTYEPGSTAKPFTVSAGLETGTVTTADTYYCDGYETISGHDIHCVKRDGHGMETLEQTLMNSCNDALMQMSYKIGRDNFENYQQIFGFGQKTNIDLPGETRTDSLIYTGDNMTVVDLATNAFGQNFNTTMIQLATGFCSIVNGGKFYQPHVVKRITDENGNVVQEIQPTLLRETISESTSETLRQYMYSTVTSGTGATAKVDGYSMGGKTGTAQKAGRDGVNYLVSFIGFAPVDDPQLVIYCVVDEPNAVEQYHSSFAQNIVREILEEVLPYMNIYRDEQTTGIHAGWDITGTDTGATAMTDVVNEETPVEEGLDVPDTTDTLPGNEEEAEGTDTPQDSGDTPQDNGDEPQDSGDTPQDNGDIPQDSGDTPQDNGQQ